The Rattus norvegicus strain BN/NHsdMcwi chromosome 9, GRCr8, whole genome shotgun sequence genome contains the following window.
AGCTGCGGCAGCGACAGCGGCTTTAGCAGCAGCGGGAGTGCCGGGTGGAACCGGGAAGCCGATGGCGGCGGCGGCCCCGATTCCTCGCTGACTTGCCTGTCCGCCCTCCTGCACTCAGCGCCATGTTACCGAGCCAAGCTGGGGCCGCGGCGGCTCTGGGCCGGGGCTCGGCCCTGGGGGGCAGCCTGAACAGGACCCCGACGGGGCGGCCGGGCGGCAGCGGTGGGACTCGCGGGGCGAACGGGGGCCGGGTCCCCGGGAACGGCGCGGGGCTCGGCCCGGGTCGTCTGGAGCGGgaggctgcagcagcagcagcgcccACCGCCGGGGCCCTCTACAGCGGCAGCGAGGGCGACTCTGAGTCCggcgaggaggaggagctgggcgCCGAGCGGCGCGGCCTCAAGCGGAGTCTGAGCGAGATGGAGCTCGGTGTGGTGGTCGGTGGGCctgaggcggcggcggcggccgccGGAGGCTACGGACCGGTGAGCGGCGCGGTGAGCGGGGCCAAGCCGGGGAAGAAGACCCGGGGCCGCGTGAAGATCAAGATGGAGTTCATCGACAACAAGCTGCGGCGTTACACGACCTTCAGCAAGAGGAAGACGGGCATCATGAAGAAGGTACAGGAGCCGGAGATTGGCGCGCCCCGGGGGGACCTGAAGGGTGGGTGAGCTCTAAGGTAGCCCGGGTGCGAGACAGAGCTGAGGCGGAGGTGAGAGGCGGGCTAGTCCGCAGGAGGTGTGTGGGAGGGGATGGTTGTACCCAGGCCGGGCGAAAGGGGAGGGGCCGCCCGGGAAatatggggagaggggagatgctGCGAACGTCCGGAATCCTGGGCAAAGGCGCCGGGGTGGGAGTGACCAGCGCGCGGGGGACAGAGGGTCCTGGAAGAGTACAGGAGTGAACAGGGGCCGGCAGGAAGCTGGATAACCAGACGCGGGGATCAACAGATCCACTGTGTCCCGGTGTGCGGGAAGGGCGGTGGAAAAGGGAGCAGAAGGTTTGGAGATGAGGAGGCAGGAGTTGGATGACAGCAGTGAGAGAGCTTGAGTGGGACGAAATGTGGGCATCGCTAGAGTTGTGCGGGCATGAAGGACAGGCAGGGTTAGGAACCAGGTGAGGAAGCTAGGCGGGAGAACTGCTACTGCCTTGAGGAACAGCAAGCTGGGACCAAGTCCCGCCCTGGCCATGTGTCTTCCGTTGCGTTCTGTGGAAATCTCATGCTGCCCCAGGGCCCGCTGCAGAATCGCTGGCCTTTGGGACAGGTAGGGCTTCCAGCTCTAGAGCAAATCAGTGCATGGAATGTTGGGGAAAGTCAGGGAGATTTGTAGAGGTACCACTTGCCAGCTGATAGCTTATCAAAAGTGACAGGATAGTGATAGGAGACGTCTTGGAGTCtaggagatgggaaggggtggaAGCAGAGGGACTGGGAAACCGCCTACAACCTGGGTGGGAACCAGTGTTGTCATCTGTTCCTTGCCGAAGCTGCAAGTGCTTCCAAGGTGGGTTGTGCATTTTCGCTGGGGCTCTCATAGCAGAGTATCTATTGCAAATATAGCTCTCACCATTTTGGGTGCTCTCTCTTATCAGTAACCCTTGATCACCATGGAGAAGGTTTTGGGAAAAGGTAGACAGtacctttcctcctttcttatcCTTCCATCCCAAGGGGAAAGAAAAGGGCAGTGTTGTGTTACAGGGTAAAAGAAGTTAGGCTGTGGCAACAGGTTAGAGCCTGTGCAGTTTTCTGGCAGGGAACATGGGCAGTTTGGCAGTTAGGTGGCTGTTACCACAAATGTGATGTGTGAGTTCTAGTGTGGTAGGGACCTCACTGCCCCTGTGACAGTGAGGAGGAAGCATACACCAGCAGTGTTAGGGGATAGCCCGCTGTGGCTGTGTGTCCACCTTGAGGTTATATGCTCAATCCCTGCTGGAAGCTATTCCTGTTTGCTTGGGATATCTGCAGGCAATGGGCCTGCTTCTTACAGGACATGCGTGGTTTCTCTGCTCCCAGCTCACCTTGAGCTATCTAGATAGGACCCTGTTACAGTCTCTGGATGAAGGTCATCCTAGGAGTCAGCACTAGAGATCACCGTACAGTTTTCCCCAGGGAAGTAGAGAGGAAAAGCGTCGCTGACTTGCCCATCTCCTCCAACTCCCCAGGCTTATGAGCTGTCCACGCTGACAGGGACACAGGTGCTGTTGCTGGTGGCCAGTGAGACAGGCCATGTGTATACCTTTGCCACCCGCAAACTGCAGCCCATGATCACCAGTGAGACCGGCAAGGCGCTGATTCAGACCTGCCTCAACTCGCCAGACTCTCCACCCCGCTCAGACCCCAGCACAGACCAGAGAATGAGTGCCACTGGCTTTGAAGAGCCAGATCTCACCTACCAGGTGTCGGAATCTGACAGCAGTGGGGAAACCAAGGTGTGGTTTTTGGTCACCtatgtggggggcggggggatcCCTTTCCTTTCTTGGACTAACACAGGTACATAGACACTCTTAGTGATGAGGAGTGGGGCCAGGTTAGTGTTCCTTATCCTAGGAGACAGGTGTCCATCCTCCATTCCTGACAGGAGGCTGTCCCACTAGATAAGCGGGCGGCCTCCGTGCCCATATAAGGCCGGTTCGGGCTCCACGCCGGCCTCCCGCCCGCAGCCCGCCTGCCTGGCAAGGCTTTTGCATTCCTCCCGCCAGCTGTCTCCCCGCTGGGGGCGGGGGTGTAGTTTGGCCCTGCCCTCCTGGCAGGCTGGGAATAGGAAGGGAGCTCTCCGGGGCCAGGGTCCTGAGAACCCGCTACTGTTGCCAAGCAGGAAGTCAGGTTGGGCAAGGGACTACCTTAGTAGTGAGCCTTATACTGGGTGTTCGGGATACCTAGGCCGGGGCTGTTTAGGAAGAGCATTGGCTTGCTACTGAGGATGCCAGCTCTAGTTACACCTCCCCCTTATTCCCGGTAAGGAGAGAGGGGCGGGTCTTCCTGCTTGCTGTTTGCGGAGCTCCGCCTTCTGGTGCTTAACAACTAGCCAATGGGAGGAAGCGGCACTGTTTGCCTTAGCAACGCCTTTACCAATCAACGGTCTTGGGGACAGTTGCTTAGCAAACATCTCGGTCTGACCCACCCCTGCTTTTTGAATCCTCTGCCTCAAGTCAGGAATCTCTGGCCTGGTGGTTTGGTTCTCTAGCTAGCCCTGGCTTCTTCCTCACTACTCTTAAGAACATAGGCCCCCTTCGCCCTTCGGAGAGTCAGTCCTCCAGTCACCTGTTATCTGCAGTCACTGACAGGTGTGGGTAGGCCTCATTTCTATGCACTTGGGTAAGTCCCTTGGTGTTTGATCTTTGACTGAAGTGCTTCCTGTCAGACCTTCGTGAGCCCTCTCCAGCATTATGCTCTTTGAAAATCCCAGGCCCTGCGTTAAAGTCCGGCAGTCCCGAGCTGGAGGAATCCTTTACAGAGAGCATTAGTCCAACACTCGTTTgtcaaagaggaaatgaataacaGGGGAGACTATCTCAGGGTCACCAAGACAGTCACTGCCAGAGCTAGAAACAGACGGACCAGATTTGTGCAATTCACTGGGGCAAACAAAGAATGCACTGGGGTTTTTATTCTAAGAGCTGGAAATGTCTATTTTTATCTTGGTTTTAGCCAGATGCTTTTCTCTAAGTGGTTTTAAGAATGTTTAATCTTCTTAACAACCTGTGAGTTAAGtagttgtatttttgtttgttttgtaatattCATTCCTTATTTTGAGACACTGTATCTCTATGTAggcctggctatcctagaactttttatgtagaccagcctgacttccaactcactgagatcctcctgcctctgccctctgagtgctgggattataggcatatgccATCACAGCAGGCTTATGCCTTTAATGTGTAgaccttgagacagggtctcactgtagactcagctggccttgagctcatggccatctctgcctcagcctcccaggtgctgggttCCAGGCCTTGCCACCATGCCAGCATCAGCTTCATGCCTGCATGGTGCAGTTTCAACTAGGGTTTAACTGAAACACGGGTCTGAGCCTGAATTCTCAATTCACACAAAGCTACTGCAGGGATAAGCTCACTGCTCCATCTTTCCTCTGGGTATAGGACACACTGAAGCCAGCATTCACAGTCACCAACCTGCCGGGTACCACCTCCACAATCCAAACAGCACCCAGCACCTCTACCACCATGCAAGTCAGCAGCGGCCCCTCCTTCCCCATCACCAACTACCTGGCACCAGTGTCTGCTAGTGTCAGCCCCAGTGCTGTCAGCAGTGCCAACGGGACTGTGCTCAAGAGTACAGGCAGCGGCCCTGTCTCCTCTGGGGGCCTTATGCAGCTGCCTACCAGCTTCACTCTCATGCCTGGTGAGTCACAAGGGGCAGGGAGAGGTTTGTTCTCTCTGGGACAATTTGAGATGTTCAGAGTGATGTCAGGGATAGCACCAAGGAGAACCTCTTCGTTTGACAAGGAGGAAACATGGGTTAGAGCCTTCGGAAGACAATCTCTGCCCAGTGAGATGCCTGCTGTCGGGGTCTCAGTTTCATCTCTGCACTGGTCTTGCTGGCTGCCTTGCACCTCCACTGCTGTGGAGACAGTTCTCCCACCTTTGTGCTGTGACCGGGGCAGATTCTGGCCCTGAGGGATTAAGGCTAGCACTGGGTctgctgaagaagaaggaggagcagaggttaggacaggaggaggagggaagtcaCTTCAGTCACTCAGAGCATGTGGACCTTCCTCAGGTCCCAGGGGAACAGGACAGGAGTTGGGAGCCAGTGTGCGGGACTCTGGGATATGGTCCTCCAGTGTGTGTGAAGGTGACAGCTGCACAGGCTGGAGCCAAGTAAAACACTGTGTCTTATAGGTGGGGCAGTGGCCCAGCAGGTCCCTGTGCAGGCCATTCATGTGCACCAGGCCCCACAGCAAGCGTCTCCCTCTCGTGACAGCAGCACAGACCTCACGCAGACCTCCTCCAGCGGGACAGGTATAACTCCTTGCCTctgccctcccccatccccaatgTCCTGCCTTCTCACAGGAAGCCTAGGAGTGGGTCCTTAGCAGCATGCCTCCTGCACCGAGGACTCCAGGGGATTCCTGAGGAGAAACTGGGGTTTTCAACCTCATCCTTATAAGAAAGTAGAGTTCAGCTGAGGTCTGAACCCAGCCAGCCCTGCAGTGGGGAATCAGAAGAAATAAGGAGCCACTGAAAAACTATTTGTTCAGTAATCAGGGAGGACCAAGTGCAGTTATCACACATGGGAGGGACACTGTAGGTCTCACACAGCTCAGTTCCTCTCAGCTGCTGTTGGTCTTTTCAGGAGTTGTAGTGAACTCCACATGTAAGCCACTGTCGCTCCAACTTTATTTATTACACATTAGCTGAGTCCCTTCTGGTCTAGGGACTGGAGTTCctgggaatgggaggggggaggggcggaACGCAAGATCTCCAGTGAGTCAGAGTCTGCACCTCAGTAAGTTCCCAGGTTAACACTTGAGATGTGCTTGTCTCAAGGATGAACTTGCTAGGTGTAAGCTTAGGAAGAGGAGGGGATGTGAGCGGCGGAGTTCCTAAGAGACTGCCTGGACTTTCCTGGGAGAAGGGTCATCGTTGGGATCCTAGGTTCTGTGAACAGAGACTTTGATGGATACACAATCCCACAGGAGAACAGTGAGCTGTTGTGCTCAGAAGGAAAAGTTAggctttattgttgttgttgacaaGGAGCAGAGAAACAAACTTTTGACAAACTTGTGACATAGGACGTGACAAAGATCCTGAAGCTGGAATCCTGGGGCAGGATGAGAGAGAGATGCCAGGAGGGGTCAGCTCcctgatgtgtgtctgtgttttccagtgacGTTGCCCGCCACCATCATGACGTCGTCTGTACCCACAACTGTGGGTGGCCACATGATGTACCCTAGTCCCCATGCAGTGATGTATGCCCCCACCTCGGGCCTGGCTGATGGCAGCCTCACCGTGCTCAATGCCTTCTCTCAGGCACCATCCACCATGCAGGTGTCCCACAGCCAGGTCCAGGAGCCAGGTGAGGGAAGGGCCGAGGCTGAAGAAAGAAGGAccatttatttctccctttcatagGCACTCACATGAGTGCCCCAGCTCCCCCGTCTCCCTCTCCCAGTGCCCACACGTTCTCCTGCACAAACGCATAGACTTGGACATGCTCACGCTCAGTGGACAATGCCCTTCCTCATTTGGACACTCATGCGCATGTAAACCCTCCCATTACAGGCACCCTCATGCTTTGCGTGAGACGCTTTGGGGCACACACCCTTGGGCACATGTCTGAGGCTTCCCAGTCACTTGTGACTATTGGCTCCTCCTGAGCAAGTGAGTGAGTTCTCCTGTGCTTTCTGATGCAGGTGGTGTCCCTCAGGTGTTCCTCACAGCACCGTCTGGGACCGTGCAGATCCCTGTCTCTGCCGTTCAGCTTCACCAGGTAAGGTGGACGCACCTCCTATCTGTCCTACCTGTCCACTCAGCCAGTCTTCCCTAGCCAGGGACCCTGTCTGTTAGGCCTGTGCTGGAATGGCAGGCCAGCAGGGGGCGCCTGAGCCTGCATGTCCACATCCACTCTCCGGTCCTTAAACTCCTCCTtccttacagatggctgtgataGGACAGCAAGCTGGGAGCAGCAGCAACCTCACCGAGCTACAGGTGGTGAACTTGGACGCCACCCACAGCACCAAGAGTGAATGATCCGCCCGCCACCCTGGACAGATGGCCCAAGGGACGGCACCACTTATTTATTGTTGCCTTTTCACGGTTTCTTTACACACACATTGACTGGCCGAAGGAGGGAGGCGGGGAGAAGGAGTGGGCAGCCACAGGACAATGCCCTCTCACTCCAGCCAAAGACACGGCCTGCCTGCCCTTCCCTGTCTTCCCAGCTCCCCTCCTGCTCTACCTGTCATGCTGTTGATGGTGGGGCTTTCCTCCCTCCTCAGACCCCTTGCCAGCCTGGCTCAATGTTTGCTCTGAGTATTAGCTTACCCAATGGGACCGTGCCCACCTCCCACTCACAGGCCTTCTGTGGGACTGGGCACAGCGGTCCCCTCTGAGGAAGTGTTGgggccctctctccagcctctttggCGACCTCTGGTTAGCTCTGTGTCTGCCACGGCCTGGGACAAAAgagccctgcccctgcccctcaggGAGCCAGCTGGGAGAGATGGGGACTTCTTCCCTCACACCGCCTCCCTCTGCCCCTTTCAGCTCCTGAAACAGCTGGGCCTGTGCACTGGGCAGGTTATTGGGGCCGCCTGCCCTGCCTTGCCTCTCTGTTCCCATGGACCTCCAGGGGCTCTTGGGTTGAAGGGAACCACTATTAGCgttctcttcctccccttggtcttcccccttctcccagctgCTTTACTTAAAAGTTGATTTTGAACTTTTTATTTGAGGAGATGAAGTGAAAACaaatctataaatatatatttttaaaatatttaacttttttttaatggcGTTtttctcatccccctccctgcccAAACTCCCCTTTCCTGGGGATGCTTTTGGGCTCCCTAGAACTGTCTGGGCCCCTGGGGACAGCCACCCCTTGAGCTGGGGTCCCCAGTGTCTGTGTGGGAGATTCTGAGATTGTACCAtatcctgggttctttccaggagAAAGCTGGGGAAGGGCCCCTCAGGCCATGCCACgaaagggggtgggagggtgacCCACAGTTCTAGGCCTCTTTTGCCCTCTAGGGTTGCtgtgaggaggagggaagagggggagcagatgtggggagggtggggtgggagggtcaGGTAGAGAAGACTGGTTTCATTTGTGCCACAGCATGGTCATTGCAGCCTGTGCTCCCCCAGGCTCGCAGCTACCTGGGGCCCAAGTTGCAGTGAGCAGGATGGGGTTTGGGAGGTAGGGAGACACAGGAATGGGGGTCAGAAGTAGGAGCAGCTCTTGGGCTGAGTGCAGCAACGGGGAGCCAGATGTGGGCAGCTCTCCCAGGGAGTGAGCAGCTACTGtaacttttttaaattaagacaAAAAGCCTTGAAGaaaatgactttatttttctAAGTGTAACCTCAGTATTTATGTAATTTGTACAGGGCCATGCCCCACCCCCTTAAAGTCCCCTTGGGGACCTTGAGGGTGGGCTAGCATAGGGGAGGGTGTTTTACCCTGTGTCAGAGCCAGCCTAAACCACCTGTATCCATTAAAGGAGCTTTTTCAGGGGGGCAGTTGGGGTAGGGAGTCACTAACCCCTTGCTACTGCCTTCAGTAGGAACAAGCCTGCCTCTGTGGTTAGGTGAAGGGGTAGGGGAAGGTATTATGCATAGCCTAGGTATAGTGGGGATGATCTGCTGACAAGTTTGAGAGCCCCCTTAACCTCTAATCCCCATTGCTGTCTTCCCCAGCTGGGATGCCACCTTTCTGGCCTTTCTCCTGGAAATAGCTGGGGCATTTGGGTGGCTTTCAAGACTGGGGCATGGTAAACCAGGGCCAGAGTTGGGGAGCTTGGGACTCAGGTCTGTAACTGCCCAGC
Protein-coding sequences here:
- the Srf gene encoding serum response factor, whose amino-acid sequence is MLPSQAGAAAALGRGSALGGSLNRTPTGRPGGSGGTRGANGGRVPGNGAGLGPGRLEREAAAAAAPTAGALYSGSEGDSESGEEEELGAERRGLKRSLSEMELGVVVGGPEAAAAAAGGYGPVSGAVSGAKPGKKTRGRVKIKMEFIDNKLRRYTTFSKRKTGIMKKAYELSTLTGTQVLLLVASETGHVYTFATRKLQPMITSETGKALIQTCLNSPDSPPRSDPSTDQRMSATGFEEPDLTYQVSESDSSGETKDTLKPAFTVTNLPGTTSTIQTAPSTSTTMQVSSGPSFPITNYLAPVSASVSPSAVSSANGTVLKSTGSGPVSSGGLMQLPTSFTLMPGGAVAQQVPVQAIHVHQAPQQASPSRDSSTDLTQTSSSGTVTLPATIMTSSVPTTVGGHMMYPSPHAVMYAPTSGLADGSLTVLNAFSQAPSTMQVSHSQVQEPGGVPQVFLTAPSGTVQIPVSAVQLHQMAVIGQQAGSSSNLTELQVVNLDATHSTKSE
- the Srf gene encoding serum response factor isoform X1; amino-acid sequence: MLPSQAGAAAALGRGSALGGSLNRTPTGRPGGSGGTRGANGGRVPGNGAGLGPGRLEREAAAAAAPTAGALYSGSEGDSESGEEEELGAERRGLKRSLSEMELGVVVGGPEAAAAAAGGYGPVSGAVSGAKPGKKTRGRVKIKMEFIDNKLRRYTTFSKRKTGIMKKAYELSTLTGTQVLLLVASETGHVYTFATRKLQPMITSETGKALIQTCLNSPDSPPRSDPSTDQRMSATGFEEPDLTYQVSESDSSGETKDTLKPAFTVTNLPGTTSTIQTAPSTSTTMQVSSGPSFPITNYLAPVSASVSPSAVSSANGTVLKSTGSGPVSSGGLMQLPTSFTLMPGGAVAQQVPVQAIHVHQAPQQASPSRDSSTDLTQTSSSGTGGVPQVFLTAPSGTVQIPVSAVQLHQMAVIGQQAGSSSNLTELQVVNLDATHSTKSE